In Levilactobacillus brevis, a single genomic region encodes these proteins:
- a CDS encoding Dyp-type peroxidase yields the protein MTMMNPDAAQDVYRDAGDNIQFTTYLIDRTDIAKDRRALAEFADRLAAIERSMVIRYPDANLKVAFGFGATAWRLLFPTASQPKELVDFTPIKGPRYTAPATPGDLFMHVRAKERAVVYEVMDQAREFLRDWTTVVDETQGFRYFEGRAIIGFVDGTENPDGHDATQYALIGDEDPEFVNGSYAFAQKYTHNMDAWNALKTEGQEQAIGRHKFTDRELDDEEKLPNAHNLASQDNDNGIEHKIVRMNVPYGNPGEGIAGTYFIGYARHFTVTQRMLENMFTKSDRLLDFSTPITGNVFFIPSRLMLERIAEGELFPVE from the coding sequence ATGACGATGATGAATCCTGATGCTGCTCAAGATGTTTACCGCGATGCCGGTGATAATATTCAATTCACAACTTACCTGATTGATCGTACCGACATCGCCAAAGACCGCCGCGCCTTAGCTGAATTCGCAGACCGCTTGGCCGCCATCGAACGAAGCATGGTCATTCGCTACCCCGACGCTAATCTCAAGGTGGCCTTTGGCTTTGGGGCCACGGCCTGGCGCTTACTATTTCCGACCGCCAGTCAACCCAAGGAACTCGTGGACTTCACGCCCATCAAGGGACCGCGCTATACCGCACCGGCCACGCCCGGCGACCTGTTCATGCACGTGCGCGCCAAGGAGCGGGCCGTGGTCTACGAGGTCATGGACCAGGCACGCGAATTTCTCCGTGACTGGACCACGGTGGTCGATGAAACGCAGGGCTTCCGCTACTTCGAAGGCCGTGCCATCATCGGCTTTGTCGACGGCACCGAGAATCCCGACGGCCACGATGCCACGCAATACGCCTTGATTGGCGACGAAGACCCCGAGTTCGTGAATGGCTCGTACGCCTTTGCGCAGAAATACACACACAACATGGACGCTTGGAACGCGCTGAAGACCGAGGGTCAGGAACAAGCGATTGGCCGGCATAAATTCACCGACCGCGAGCTCGACGATGAGGAGAAACTTCCCAACGCCCACAACCTAGCCTCCCAGGACAACGACAATGGCATCGAACATAAGATTGTGCGCATGAACGTACCCTACGGCAATCCGGGCGAAGGCATCGCAGGCACCTACTTCATTGGCTATGCCCGCCACTTCACCGTAACCCAGCGAATGCTGGAGAATATGTTCACGAAGAGTGATCGTCTTCTCGACTTCAGCACGCCAATCACCGGTAACGTCTTTTTCATCCCCTCTCGCTTGATGCTAGAACGCATCGCGGAAGGCGAACTTTTCCCTGTAGAATAG
- a CDS encoding pyridoxal phosphate-dependent aminotransferase, whose product MGYNFSEMINRRHTNSVKWDVAANELPMWVADMDFRTAPGIVDAIKRKADTGIFGYEEVPQTYFEAVQHWYATEHDWAPNTDWMRFVTGVVPAISSAVRRVSHIGDNVLVQAPVYNIFYNSIVNNGRHVLSSDLQYHDGQYTIDWDDLSAKMADPLTTMMILCNPHNPVGKIWTAEELRHIGELAADNHVVVFADEIHGDITETGYGYTPFASAGDICANNSITAVSPSKTFNVAALHAATLIVPNENLRNIVDRGINTDELAEPNAFAIDGSIAAYTTGAEWVHELNAQITANKQALTTLIEKKLPQLHVITGHATYLVWIDCTAVTTDTTALCDFIRQMTGLFITAGSVYGGDGHDFVRINVACPAERLQDGLERLVTGVKDFQKA is encoded by the coding sequence ATGGGTTATAACTTTTCAGAAATGATTAATCGGCGGCATACTAATTCCGTAAAATGGGACGTCGCGGCCAACGAATTGCCAATGTGGGTGGCGGACATGGACTTCCGCACCGCACCAGGGATTGTCGACGCGATCAAACGCAAGGCCGACACGGGGATCTTCGGTTATGAAGAAGTGCCGCAGACCTACTTTGAGGCCGTCCAACACTGGTATGCCACGGAACACGACTGGGCGCCCAACACCGATTGGATGCGCTTCGTGACCGGCGTGGTTCCCGCCATTTCCTCGGCCGTTCGCCGGGTTAGTCATATCGGCGATAACGTCTTGGTTCAGGCCCCGGTCTACAACATCTTCTACAACTCGATCGTTAACAACGGGCGGCACGTCCTCTCTAGCGATCTGCAGTACCACGATGGTCAATACACCATTGATTGGGACGATCTGAGCGCCAAGATGGCGGACCCGCTGACGACCATGATGATTCTCTGTAACCCTCACAACCCCGTCGGCAAGATCTGGACGGCTGAAGAATTGCGCCACATCGGCGAGCTGGCGGCCGATAATCACGTGGTCGTCTTTGCTGATGAGATTCACGGCGACATCACCGAAACGGGCTACGGCTACACGCCATTCGCTTCGGCGGGCGATATTTGCGCTAACAATAGTATTACGGCGGTGTCCCCCAGCAAGACCTTTAACGTGGCGGCTCTCCACGCGGCCACACTGATCGTGCCAAACGAGAATCTCCGTAATATCGTCGACCGCGGTATCAACACCGATGAGTTAGCTGAACCCAACGCCTTCGCCATCGACGGCAGTATCGCCGCCTATACGACCGGCGCAGAGTGGGTTCACGAGTTAAACGCCCAGATTACCGCGAACAAGCAGGCACTGACGACGTTAATTGAGAAGAAGCTCCCGCAACTCCACGTCATTACTGGTCACGCCACCTACCTCGTGTGGATTGACTGCACGGCCGTAACCACCGATACGACGGCACTGTGCGATTTTATCCGGCAAATGACTGGACTCTTCATCACGGCCGGTTCCGTTTACGGCGGCGATGGTCACGACTTCGTTCGAATCAACGTGGCCTGCCCCGCCGAACGCCTTCAAGACGGCTTGGAGCGTCTGGTTACCGGCGTGAAGGATTTTCAAAAAGCTTAA
- a CDS encoding DUF3737 family protein, whose product MKEINQQTLTGERALFQGHDLHITNSTFVDGESPLKHSRNVAIDHTIFKWKYPLWYTNHATVDHTTWQPDAHAGIWYTRDLTMTHSMVRATKTFRHAQDIHLDDVTFANAGETLWWCKDITLDNVTATGDYFGMNSENVVANNLKVNGNYAFDGSKNVEVHNSTFITHDAFWNCDNVTIYDSTIIGEYLSWNTKNITFVNCWLESDQGLCYVDHLTMKNCSLINTDLSFEYCSDIDATINTAIDSVKNPINGRITAPAIGKVIFDDPAIDAHQTIITTTQEASA is encoded by the coding sequence TTGAAAGAAATTAACCAACAAACCTTAACCGGAGAACGGGCCCTGTTTCAAGGCCACGACCTCCACATTACAAATAGTACGTTCGTCGACGGAGAATCTCCGTTAAAACACAGTCGCAACGTCGCCATCGATCACACCATCTTCAAGTGGAAATACCCACTGTGGTACACCAACCACGCCACGGTCGATCACACTACCTGGCAACCCGACGCCCATGCCGGCATCTGGTACACCCGCGACCTGACCATGACCCACAGCATGGTCCGAGCCACCAAGACGTTCCGTCACGCCCAAGATATTCACTTGGACGATGTCACCTTCGCTAACGCGGGGGAAACGCTGTGGTGGTGCAAAGATATCACGCTAGACAACGTGACGGCCACCGGCGATTACTTCGGGATGAACAGTGAAAACGTGGTCGCCAACAACCTGAAGGTCAACGGCAACTACGCCTTCGATGGCAGTAAAAACGTGGAAGTCCACAATTCCACGTTTATCACCCACGATGCCTTTTGGAATTGCGACAACGTAACGATCTACGACTCCACCATCATCGGCGAATACCTGTCTTGGAACACCAAGAACATCACCTTCGTCAACTGTTGGTTGGAAAGCGATCAGGGACTCTGTTACGTCGACCACTTGACCATGAAGAACTGTTCTCTAATCAATACCGACCTGTCTTTCGAGTATTGTTCCGATATCGACGCCACCATCAACACGGCCATTGATAGCGTGAAGAACCCAATTAATGGTAGAATTACAGCACCGGCGATCGGCAAGGTTATCTTTGACGATCCCGCTATTGATGCACACCAGACGATCATCACGACTACTCAGGAGGCTTCCGCATAA
- a CDS encoding glycosyltransferase family 39 protein yields MSIRKRLAIGLCGLISLTFLVAGLLAGLAPITFRVDHDWLSPLVIILGAGVYLGGIGLAFRWFHRLSTMQHRLLTGGLWGLLLLIQLYVALHWVAAPRADLYFVHQQALNLLRGSHHWAAYFYTYPNNVSFTLLLSGLLKIGQQLMGPHTGVWLNLVQFVWLDVGLVAAWWTIRRRNPARGHLFLTLIIGTVPLYAYALNTYTDIYVLPACLLAVVFLGSLLRATSWQRRVPRAIGLGLVLTFAYLLKANFIVLIIAVLLILWLLPNAATHPFITRSGVTLAILALLLGGVLATRAGERVAGYQAQSDRSLPAISWIAMSWNPENYGEYNRTDATQIIKQPTAAAKERRAKANFQRYLQQMGPVGVIHHLYRKARLFLATGTFDSFQISPAFDRAPTWYRQHRNTTDWLLANWCQISYLALLVVNCGWGLQQIRRRKLSTGYLLGGVFIIGLICFHVIFWETEERYALPLLPLLIAGTAAGYRQPLNLLQWSQRTRWLPLGLAVAFTLALSLGAWQNYGLMTQPRNHPISVISQNEGRYYQNHRLKLTNRQSLTQPFTAKLPFDHLLINNGEAFTGQLTLTDNQGKRVWQARGEWLPLDQQLPLFPAGHYRLTITATSQQPQKLVTAPANYALLPQSLTTHPHQYLRFFVDQHSYGPTLTPNKFWLLIGAIWLGGLVLIDRFYWYRRRI; encoded by the coding sequence ATGTCGATTCGAAAGCGGTTGGCCATTGGTCTCTGTGGCCTTATTAGCTTAACGTTTCTTGTAGCTGGTCTGCTGGCCGGCCTGGCGCCGATTACCTTTCGTGTCGACCATGATTGGCTATCGCCACTGGTCATTATTTTAGGGGCTGGCGTGTATCTAGGCGGCATTGGCCTTGCCTTTCGCTGGTTCCACCGGTTATCGACCATGCAACACCGCCTTTTAACCGGCGGCCTATGGGGACTTCTACTCCTCATCCAACTCTACGTGGCCCTGCACTGGGTGGCCGCACCGCGAGCCGACCTGTACTTTGTTCACCAACAGGCCCTTAATCTGCTTCGTGGTAGCCACCACTGGGCCGCCTACTTCTACACCTACCCTAACAACGTCAGCTTCACCCTGCTGTTGAGTGGCTTACTGAAGATCGGCCAACAACTCATGGGGCCGCATACGGGAGTCTGGCTAAATCTCGTTCAATTTGTCTGGCTAGATGTCGGTTTAGTGGCGGCTTGGTGGACCATTCGCCGACGCAACCCCGCCCGCGGTCATCTCTTCTTGACCCTGATTATCGGGACGGTCCCACTATACGCCTATGCGCTCAACACCTACACCGACATCTACGTGCTCCCGGCCTGCCTACTCGCGGTGGTCTTTCTCGGTAGCCTGCTTCGCGCAACCAGTTGGCAGCGACGTGTGCCCCGCGCTATAGGCCTCGGTCTCGTCTTAACCTTCGCTTACCTATTAAAGGCCAACTTTATTGTCCTAATTATCGCCGTGCTCCTCATCTTATGGCTATTACCCAACGCCGCCACGCATCCGTTCATCACGCGTAGTGGCGTGACGTTGGCCATCCTCGCGCTCCTACTAGGAGGTGTCCTGGCCACTCGGGCCGGCGAACGGGTAGCCGGTTACCAAGCACAATCCGATCGGTCATTACCTGCCATCAGTTGGATTGCCATGAGTTGGAATCCGGAGAACTATGGCGAGTACAATCGCACCGACGCCACGCAGATTATCAAGCAACCCACGGCCGCGGCCAAGGAACGCCGAGCTAAGGCTAATTTCCAGCGCTACCTACAGCAAATGGGACCCGTGGGGGTTATTCACCACCTCTATCGCAAGGCTCGCCTCTTTCTCGCTACGGGAACCTTTGACAGCTTTCAGATTTCGCCAGCCTTTGACCGCGCGCCAACCTGGTATCGGCAGCACCGTAACACCACCGATTGGCTGTTGGCCAACTGGTGTCAGATCAGCTACCTTGCCTTATTAGTCGTGAATTGCGGTTGGGGGCTACAACAGATTCGTCGGCGCAAGCTTAGCACCGGCTACCTCCTCGGGGGCGTCTTTATCATTGGCTTGATCTGTTTTCACGTCATCTTCTGGGAAACAGAAGAGCGCTACGCCTTACCACTGCTACCTCTGCTGATTGCCGGCACCGCCGCGGGTTATCGCCAACCACTCAACCTGTTACAGTGGTCGCAACGCACGCGTTGGTTGCCGCTTGGACTTGCGGTCGCCTTCACCTTGGCGCTCAGCCTTGGCGCCTGGCAAAACTACGGGTTAATGACTCAGCCGCGGAACCATCCGATCAGCGTGATCAGTCAAAACGAAGGCCGTTACTACCAAAATCACCGACTCAAGTTAACCAATCGCCAGTCACTCACCCAACCATTTACCGCCAAGTTACCGTTCGACCACCTGTTGATTAACAACGGTGAGGCCTTCACGGGCCAACTCACTCTGACGGATAACCAGGGAAAGCGTGTCTGGCAAGCACGCGGTGAGTGGCTTCCCTTGGATCAGCAACTGCCCCTATTCCCGGCAGGCCACTATCGCCTAACCATCACCGCTACCAGTCAACAGCCACAGAAATTGGTGACTGCACCGGCCAATTATGCCTTACTCCCACAGTCTCTGACCACGCATCCCCACCAGTATCTGCGGTTCTTCGTCGACCAACACAGCTACGGGCCGACGCTAACACCCAACAAGTTCTGGTTGCTCATCGGTGCTATCTGGCTGGGGGGGCTCGTCTTGATTGACCGTTTCTACTGGTATCGCCGGCGAATTTGA
- a CDS encoding glycosyltransferase family 2 protein, which translates to MKKVSTPRLTLVVPCYNEEPMLPTSARVLHKIMARLMTQHQITADSKILFVDDGSQDRTWGLITQLRHEDSLFTGLKFSRNYGQEAALMAGMQVAHRYADLIITIDADLQDDPQLIFKMVDQAQAGFDIVYGVRNDRSTDTWFKRSTAEGFYWFMKKMGVDLVPNHSDFRLMSRRAVAALMQFRESRPFIRGIIPQLGFPSTRLYYKRAPRKAGTSKYPLRKMIRFALDGLFSFSIAPIRAVLYAGIVICGGALAMLLWILIQHFRGVVVTGWSSIMLSLWFLGGFQLVAISTIGEYVGRAFTEAKHRPRFIIQTDTFTPAFTDTKSPVTEFHLDHHSIK; encoded by the coding sequence ATGAAGAAAGTATCCACGCCACGCCTGACGCTGGTGGTGCCGTGTTACAACGAAGAACCGATGTTGCCAACCAGCGCCCGCGTCCTGCATAAGATTATGGCGCGCCTGATGACGCAACATCAGATTACCGCAGATAGTAAGATTCTATTCGTCGATGACGGTAGCCAAGATCGGACTTGGGGGCTGATCACCCAGCTCCGTCACGAGGATTCACTTTTCACCGGCTTAAAATTCAGCCGAAACTACGGTCAGGAAGCCGCTTTAATGGCTGGCATGCAGGTCGCCCATCGCTACGCCGATCTGATTATTACCATTGACGCCGACCTTCAGGACGATCCGCAGTTAATCTTTAAGATGGTCGACCAGGCTCAGGCCGGATTCGACATCGTCTATGGCGTCCGCAATGATCGCTCCACCGATACATGGTTCAAGCGGTCGACCGCCGAAGGTTTTTACTGGTTTATGAAGAAGATGGGCGTCGACCTCGTCCCGAACCACTCTGACTTTCGCCTGATGAGCCGCCGGGCAGTCGCTGCGCTCATGCAATTCCGGGAGTCCCGGCCTTTCATTCGTGGGATCATCCCGCAATTGGGGTTTCCCAGCACGCGCCTGTACTATAAGCGTGCGCCGCGTAAGGCTGGCACGTCGAAATATCCTCTGCGTAAAATGATTCGCTTCGCTCTTGATGGCCTGTTTTCCTTTTCAATCGCACCGATCCGTGCCGTACTCTACGCCGGTATCGTCATCTGTGGCGGGGCGCTAGCCATGTTACTCTGGATTCTAATTCAGCACTTCCGCGGCGTGGTCGTCACCGGATGGAGTTCCATCATGCTGTCACTCTGGTTTTTGGGGGGCTTTCAACTTGTGGCCATCAGCACCATTGGCGAATATGTGGGCCGCGCCTTCACGGAGGCCAAGCATCGCCCACGCTTCATCATTCAGACCGATACCTTCACGCCAGCCTTTACGGATACGAAGTCGCCGGTCACTGAATTTCATCTCGATCATCACTCTATTAAGTAA
- the purH gene encoding bifunctional phosphoribosylaminoimidazolecarboxamide formyltransferase/IMP cyclohydrolase yields the protein MRRALLSVSDKTGIVEFARTLIAHQFEIVSTGGTQAALNAAGIAVTPIEDVTHFPEMLDGRVKTLNPRVFGGILARREDPQHVKTLAEHAITPIDLVCVNLYPFAQTISDPEVTLAEAVEQIDIGGPSLIRAAAKNYRDVLVVCDVADYDQVSLALENRSDDQRFRKHLAAKVFHHTAHYDAVIANYLTDEAKPETLTLTYQRQQALRYGENPQQTATFYADCQPVTFSIAAAKQLHGKPLSFNNIKDADAALGLIREFSNPTVVALKHMNPCGIGSAATLEAAWDKCYAADSMSIFGGIIVLNRPVDLATATKMHQLFLEIIIAPAFADDAYDVLAKKKNLRLMTVDFATAQAPEADELISVRGGLLRQERDNVRDDPANFHTVSTAQPTTEQLAAITFGLKAIKFVKSNAIVVNTPDQTLGIGPGQMNRIDAVKIAVTKASDKPNFGQAVLVSDAFFPMDDCVAYAAEHGIKVIAEPGGSIRDKDSIAMADKLGVALIFTGNRHFRH from the coding sequence ATGCGCCGTGCATTGCTTAGTGTTTCCGATAAAACCGGCATCGTTGAATTCGCTCGTACCTTGATTGCCCATCAGTTTGAAATCGTCTCGACCGGCGGCACACAAGCCGCCCTGAACGCCGCCGGGATTGCTGTGACCCCCATCGAGGACGTCACACACTTTCCCGAAATGCTCGACGGCCGGGTTAAGACGCTCAACCCCCGCGTCTTTGGTGGCATTCTGGCTCGCCGAGAAGATCCCCAACACGTCAAAACGCTAGCCGAACACGCGATTACACCGATCGACTTGGTTTGTGTGAATCTGTACCCCTTTGCCCAAACCATCAGCGATCCGGAAGTCACGCTCGCCGAGGCCGTGGAACAGATCGATATCGGTGGTCCCTCACTCATTCGCGCCGCCGCTAAGAACTATCGCGACGTACTGGTCGTGTGCGATGTCGCCGATTACGATCAGGTTAGCCTCGCTCTGGAGAATCGCAGCGATGACCAACGTTTTCGCAAGCATTTAGCCGCCAAGGTCTTCCACCACACGGCCCATTACGATGCTGTGATTGCTAACTACTTGACGGACGAGGCCAAGCCCGAGACGCTCACCCTGACCTATCAACGGCAGCAGGCTCTGCGCTACGGTGAAAATCCGCAACAAACGGCCACTTTCTATGCCGATTGTCAGCCCGTGACTTTCTCTATCGCCGCGGCCAAGCAACTCCACGGTAAGCCGTTGTCTTTCAATAACATCAAAGACGCCGACGCCGCACTGGGACTGATTCGTGAGTTTTCCAATCCCACTGTTGTCGCCCTCAAGCACATGAACCCCTGTGGCATCGGGTCGGCCGCGACACTGGAAGCCGCTTGGGACAAATGCTACGCCGCCGATTCCATGTCGATCTTCGGGGGGATCATCGTCTTGAACCGACCGGTGGATCTGGCCACTGCGACCAAGATGCACCAACTCTTCTTAGAAATCATCATCGCACCAGCTTTTGCCGACGACGCCTACGACGTGCTCGCCAAGAAGAAGAACCTCCGACTGATGACCGTCGATTTTGCGACCGCCCAGGCGCCCGAAGCCGACGAACTGATTTCCGTTCGTGGCGGGCTACTCCGGCAGGAACGCGACAACGTCCGTGATGATCCGGCAAACTTTCATACCGTCAGCACCGCACAGCCAACCACTGAACAACTGGCCGCGATTACCTTTGGCTTAAAAGCCATCAAGTTCGTCAAGAGCAATGCAATCGTGGTCAACACGCCGGATCAAACGCTTGGAATTGGCCCCGGGCAAATGAACCGGATCGACGCCGTGAAGATTGCGGTCACCAAGGCCAGCGACAAGCCGAATTTTGGCCAAGCCGTGCTGGTGTCCGACGCATTCTTCCCCATGGATGACTGCGTCGCATATGCCGCTGAACATGGCATTAAGGTCATCGCGGAACCCGGTGGAAGCATTCGTGACAAGGACTCAATCGCTATGGCCGATAAGCTCGGCGTCGCGTTGATTTTCACGGGTAACCGGCACTTCCGTCACTGA
- a CDS encoding glycosyl hydrolase family 25, producing the protein MSNTHRWVKRLTQTIAAASALIGLAWGGQTVAHASTLAIPDISEWQGKLTASQVSNLKSQVSFVINRRQYGSSYQDLYATNNTALYVKYGIPFGEYDYARFTSVASAKQEAKDFYNRSNKNASFYALDFEENDVTSGTTNAAVKAWYDEMRSLTGKNLVFYSYQSFATTYANTARTNFDAQWIANYSYTPTISYALWQYTDHNYLSALDEYTDNSKAVTSVHPISWWTDSVSTALASVNYAYSSYKVGQHIYLHNNASKYADGTKIATSDRQKFYKISKVKSLTQSRSKQALYISDLGKWVLSQDGTGYYVGQHGSYTLKHKLNLYSDSGLTKKTGSYYVSGDTVAGKLVKAPSGKSYRVKTKLGYMSANTQFVMPAYYESLNSAKTITTKKKIYQYKKSSFVKSNRSTAVKKGTKLKVTAVKKRSTGSRYFVLSNGKYVTALKSYVTR; encoded by the coding sequence ATGTCGAATACACATCGTTGGGTTAAACGGTTAACGCAGACCATCGCGGCCGCTAGTGCTTTGATTGGGCTGGCGTGGGGTGGTCAGACCGTGGCTCACGCTAGTACATTAGCCATTCCGGATATTTCCGAGTGGCAGGGTAAACTGACTGCTAGTCAGGTTTCAAACTTAAAGAGTCAGGTCTCGTTTGTGATTAATCGGCGGCAGTACGGGTCGTCGTATCAGGATTTATACGCGACCAATAACACCGCGCTGTACGTGAAGTATGGGATTCCGTTTGGTGAATACGATTACGCCCGCTTCACGAGTGTGGCGAGTGCCAAGCAGGAAGCCAAGGATTTCTATAATCGGTCCAATAAGAACGCGTCCTTCTACGCACTGGATTTTGAAGAAAACGACGTGACGTCTGGGACCACGAACGCCGCAGTCAAGGCCTGGTATGATGAAATGCGGTCGTTGACGGGGAAGAATCTCGTCTTCTACTCCTACCAATCCTTCGCCACGACCTATGCTAATACGGCGAGAACCAATTTTGATGCGCAGTGGATCGCCAACTATTCGTACACACCAACCATTTCGTACGCGTTGTGGCAGTACACCGACCATAATTACCTATCCGCACTGGATGAATATACGGATAATAGTAAAGCCGTGACTTCGGTTCACCCGATTAGCTGGTGGACGGACAGCGTATCGACGGCACTGGCAAGCGTCAACTACGCTTACAGTAGCTACAAGGTAGGACAGCATATTTACCTACATAATAATGCCTCCAAGTATGCCGATGGAACCAAGATTGCCACGTCCGATCGCCAGAAGTTCTATAAGATTTCCAAGGTGAAGAGCCTGACGCAGTCGCGGTCTAAGCAGGCCCTATACATCAGTGATCTGGGTAAGTGGGTGCTGTCGCAGGACGGTACGGGCTACTATGTTGGTCAGCACGGGTCCTACACGTTGAAGCACAAATTGAATTTATATTCAGATTCTGGTTTGACCAAGAAGACGGGGAGCTACTACGTTTCTGGTGATACGGTCGCCGGTAAACTAGTCAAGGCACCGAGTGGAAAATCCTATCGCGTGAAGACTAAGCTAGGTTACATGTCTGCCAACACGCAGTTTGTGATGCCAGCGTACTACGAATCCCTGAATTCGGCGAAGACCATTACCACCAAGAAAAAGATTTACCAGTACAAGAAGTCTTCATTCGTTAAGTCCAATCGATCAACTGCCGTCAAGAAGGGCACCAAGCTGAAGGTTACGGCCGTCAAGAAGCGTTCGACGGGGTCGCGGTACTTCGTCTTGAGTAACGGCAAGTACGTCACAGCCTTGAAGAGCTACGTCACGCGTTAA
- a CDS encoding AI-2E family transporter, whose product MKNLRQPESGFSWFYQRFLNNHITILLLNIFLLLLVINEIVQNAGLLDPIWKFASITMPAIVVAGILFYVLDPFVHLMERRLHMRQGLAISVAMLIAVGVIVLIFLNLIPFLTKQATGAISTLPQFANDMLAKLNHLNQEHHWISNKNLADVNQRVSTYFSKRGLNLLTGTLTSLGNVVTTVSDWVITIITAPLVLFFMLKDGTRFPHYVSQVVPTAYRERFIVMLDQMNVKVSSYVRGQLTVALCVLIIFTTGYSIIGLRYALLIGLLAGPLNLIPYFGSAIALIPALIIGAITSPSMLLGVVIVYLIEWVLETQVLSPLIMGNSLAMHPITIVFVLLAAGKMFGLVGVIFGVPGFAVLKVLVTTAFEWYQEYSALYPDVFPPEDKLGES is encoded by the coding sequence TTGAAAAATTTGCGTCAGCCGGAGTCAGGTTTTTCCTGGTTCTATCAGCGATTTTTGAATAATCATATTACGATTCTGCTATTAAATATCTTTCTGTTACTGTTAGTGATTAACGAAATTGTCCAGAATGCGGGGTTACTCGATCCGATCTGGAAATTCGCCAGCATTACCATGCCAGCCATTGTGGTAGCGGGGATTCTGTTTTACGTGCTTGATCCTTTCGTTCATTTGATGGAGCGGCGGTTACATATGCGTCAGGGGCTGGCGATTTCAGTGGCCATGTTGATTGCGGTTGGGGTGATTGTGCTGATCTTCTTGAACTTGATTCCCTTCCTCACCAAGCAGGCCACGGGGGCAATCAGTACGCTGCCACAATTTGCCAACGACATGCTGGCGAAGCTGAATCATTTGAATCAGGAACACCACTGGATTTCGAACAAAAATCTTGCTGACGTGAACCAGCGCGTTAGCACGTACTTCTCCAAGCGTGGCCTGAACTTGTTGACGGGAACGTTGACGTCGCTGGGAAACGTGGTTACGACGGTCAGTGACTGGGTAATCACCATCATTACCGCGCCGCTGGTGTTGTTCTTCATGCTCAAGGACGGTACGCGTTTTCCCCACTACGTCAGCCAAGTCGTGCCCACGGCTTATCGGGAACGGTTCATTGTGATGCTGGATCAGATGAACGTAAAGGTTAGTTCCTACGTGCGGGGGCAACTGACGGTGGCGTTGTGCGTGTTGATTATCTTTACCACCGGTTACTCGATTATTGGCCTCCGCTATGCCCTGTTGATTGGACTGTTGGCGGGGCCGTTGAACCTGATTCCGTACTTCGGGTCGGCGATTGCGTTGATTCCAGCCTTGATTATCGGGGCCATTACGAGCCCGTCGATGTTGTTGGGGGTCGTGATCGTTTACCTGATTGAATGGGTCTTGGAGACGCAGGTGTTGTCGCCACTCATCATGGGCAACAGCCTAGCCATGCATCCGATTACCATCGTCTTTGTCCTGCTGGCGGCGGGCAAGATGTTTGGCCTGGTGGGCGTGATCTTCGGGGTCCCCGGCTTTGCGGTGCTCAAGGTCCTGGTCACCACGGCGTTTGAGTGGTACCAAGAGTATTCGGCACTCTATCCCGATGTTTTTCCGCCCGAGGATAAATTGGGAGAGTCTTAA